A part of Paenibacillus sp. sptzw28 genomic DNA contains:
- a CDS encoding RICIN domain-containing protein, with translation MKKKTKLVFTLMVVLGLCLNIVAVPASAASVTISNNGFQFKDTSSNPIQAHGGGMIKVGSYYYWVGENRDGTNLVALYRSSDLKNWELRANIITKAMGGELATANIERPKIIYNASTSKYVLWMHKENGVDYGEARVAVASSSNIEGPYTYHGSFRPLDYDSRDMTVYNDNGTAYLISSTRVNADLNIYRLTSDFLGVDALVHTLWVGQYREAPAMFKRGSTYFLITSGATGWAPNQAKYATASSIEGTWTNPTNFSNSNTYNSQSAYVIPVEGSSTTSYLYMGDRWAGAWGGAVNTSEYVWLPLTFPTSTTLSMNWYDELTIDTATGAISGSNNQPVNTTSFYKISNRNSAKLLGVTNGSTLDGAQIEQYTDGGWTSQHWQFIDVGGRYYKIKNRNSGKIMDISSGSSADGANNIQYTDNGGLNQQFRIITTGNGYFKIMNVKSRKVLDITDGSTANGADTIQWTDNGGTDQQFSFTSTS, from the coding sequence ATGAAGAAGAAAACGAAGCTAGTGTTTACGTTAATGGTTGTTCTCGGTCTTTGTTTAAACATCGTGGCGGTTCCAGCCAGTGCAGCATCGGTAACGATCAGTAACAATGGATTCCAGTTCAAGGATACAAGCAGTAACCCGATTCAGGCTCACGGTGGCGGCATGATCAAGGTCGGAAGCTACTATTATTGGGTTGGTGAAAATCGTGACGGCACAAACCTGGTAGCACTATATCGATCTTCGGATTTAAAAAATTGGGAGCTGCGCGCCAACATCATAACTAAGGCTATGGGCGGCGAACTCGCGACAGCGAATATCGAACGTCCAAAAATCATTTATAATGCGTCGACGAGCAAGTACGTACTTTGGATGCATAAAGAAAATGGAGTTGACTATGGGGAAGCCCGCGTTGCCGTCGCCTCCTCAAGCAATATCGAAGGACCTTATACTTATCACGGCAGTTTCCGTCCTCTCGACTACGATTCGCGTGATATGACAGTCTATAACGACAATGGCACAGCTTACTTGATTTCGTCTACGCGGGTGAATGCCGACCTTAACATTTATCGTCTGACATCTGATTTCCTCGGTGTCGATGCGCTTGTGCATACGCTTTGGGTTGGACAATATCGAGAGGCTCCAGCTATGTTTAAGCGTGGATCTACCTACTTCCTCATTACATCCGGCGCTACGGGCTGGGCTCCGAACCAGGCCAAATATGCGACTGCATCCAGTATAGAAGGAACTTGGACAAATCCGACAAACTTCAGCAATTCCAATACGTATAACTCGCAATCTGCTTACGTAATTCCTGTAGAAGGCTCCTCGACTACTTCTTATCTATATATGGGCGACCGTTGGGCGGGAGCATGGGGGGGAGCGGTCAACACGTCAGAATATGTGTGGCTGCCGCTCACCTTCCCTACAAGTACAACACTTTCGATGAACTGGTACGACGAGTTGACGATCGATACGGCGACGGGAGCGATCTCCGGCTCGAATAACCAACCGGTTAATACGACGAGCTTTTATAAGATCAGTAATCGCAACAGTGCCAAGCTTCTCGGAGTTACAAACGGCTCAACGCTTGATGGTGCTCAAATTGAGCAGTACACGGATGGCGGCTGGACGAGCCAGCATTGGCAGTTCATCGATGTTGGCGGCCGTTACTACAAGATTAAAAACCGGAACAGCGGCAAAATAATGGACATTAGCAGCGGCTCAAGCGCAGATGGGGCGAATAATATCCAATATACGGATAACGGCGGATTAAACCAGCAGTTTCGGATTATCACCACCGGTAACGGCTACTTCAAAATCATGAACGTCAAAAGCCGCAAGGTGCTTGATATTACCGATGGTTCGACAGCTAATGGAGCCGATACGATCCAATGGACAGACAATGGCGGTACGGACCAACAATTTTCTTTCACAAGTACTAGCTAA
- a CDS encoding SDR family oxidoreductase, with amino-acid sequence MQTTKKIALVTGGSRGLGRNSALALSEKGIDVILTYHTQKDEADSVVKAIESNGGIAHALQLDAGLVSSFDAFVSQISEVLMVKWDRNDFDFLVNNAGFGLHAPIASTNEEQFDSLMNVHFKGVFFLTQKLIPLLADGGAIVNVSTGLTRFSIEGFGAYAAMKGAVEILTKYMAKELGPRGIRVNTVAPGAIATDFGGGALKHNQGMKDYISSLTVLGRAGEPDDIGGIVASLCLSEMGWINGQRIEASGGMLL; translated from the coding sequence ATGCAAACCACCAAAAAAATCGCATTGGTAACGGGCGGAAGTCGCGGCCTTGGAAGAAATTCAGCTCTGGCTTTATCGGAAAAAGGAATTGACGTGATTCTCACTTATCACACGCAAAAAGACGAAGCGGATTCGGTTGTTAAGGCAATAGAAAGCAATGGCGGCATAGCTCATGCTTTGCAGCTTGACGCCGGCCTTGTTTCCTCATTCGATGCTTTTGTGTCACAGATATCGGAAGTGTTAATGGTAAAATGGGATCGAAATGATTTCGATTTTCTTGTTAACAATGCAGGCTTCGGTTTGCATGCACCGATTGCAAGCACAAACGAAGAACAGTTTGACAGTTTGATGAATGTGCATTTTAAAGGCGTTTTCTTTTTGACCCAGAAATTAATTCCTCTTCTCGCCGATGGTGGAGCGATTGTCAACGTTTCAACGGGATTGACCAGGTTTTCGATTGAAGGCTTCGGTGCATATGCGGCAATGAAAGGGGCGGTGGAAATTCTGACGAAGTATATGGCTAAGGAATTGGGACCTAGAGGGATTCGGGTCAATACGGTAGCCCCAGGAGCGATCGCTACGGATTTCGGCGGGGGGGCTTTGAAACACAATCAAGGAATGAAAGATTATATCAGTTCACTGACAGTGTTAGGCAGAGCAGGAGAACCCGATGATATTGGAGGAATTGTCGCTTCTTTATGTCTGTCTGAAATGGGCTGGATAAATGGGCAACGGATTGAGGCTTCCGGAGGAATGCTTCTCTAA
- a CDS encoding MerR family transcriptional regulator: MNYTISDVARIFNLSVHTLRFYDKEGLFPFISRNKSGNRVFTAWDLDWIALICCLKNTGMQIKDIKQYCDWAKEGSITGEIRKELFNKHRTTVLKQIEDLNKNLELIDTKIAFYENPENDQLMDQLARKVAGDNMYPLTPQPRYPDHIS, translated from the coding sequence ATGAATTATACCATTAGTGATGTTGCCAGAATTTTCAATCTTTCGGTGCATACCTTGCGTTTTTATGATAAAGAAGGGCTTTTCCCATTTATTTCACGAAACAAATCCGGGAACAGGGTGTTCACTGCCTGGGATCTGGATTGGATCGCGTTGATTTGCTGCCTGAAAAATACCGGCATGCAAATCAAAGATATTAAGCAATATTGTGATTGGGCCAAGGAAGGCAGTATAACAGGAGAAATCCGAAAAGAATTGTTCAATAAGCATCGAACAACCGTATTAAAACAAATCGAGGATTTAAACAAAAATCTGGAACTCATTGATACGAAAATTGCTTTTTACGAAAATCCCGAGAATGACCAATTGATGGACCAGCTTGCCCGGAAAGTTGCAGGAGATAATATGTATCCTTTGACGCCGCAACCCCGATATCCTGATCACATATCTTAG
- a CDS encoding DinB family protein → MLYDLRGEADMSPIVGILYSAVEENSQRLQLITDGMSQEEVDYKGPNNSFNSTAQLIKHIMYVDLNWVYRIKGQPLPHSLIEQYGPMIDANNRLPMVKGKSLNTLMSEYEGVVKMLKDACTQLTDADLDKVVTFGHENEKQATIRWGLWHMADHSRYHQAQINQLRKWYHEFISKEADFG, encoded by the coding sequence ATGCTTTATGATTTGCGGGGTGAGGCAGATATGTCACCTATTGTGGGAATATTATATTCCGCCGTGGAAGAGAACAGCCAACGACTGCAATTAATCACTGATGGCATGTCGCAGGAAGAAGTAGATTACAAGGGTCCAAACAACAGCTTTAATAGCACCGCTCAGTTAATAAAACATATCATGTATGTTGATCTTAATTGGGTATATAGAATCAAAGGACAACCGCTTCCTCATTCTTTAATAGAGCAATATGGACCCATGATAGATGCAAATAATAGGCTTCCGATGGTCAAAGGGAAGTCTTTGAACACACTTATGTCGGAATATGAAGGTGTAGTAAAAATGTTGAAGGACGCATGTACACAATTAACAGATGCCGATCTGGATAAAGTCGTCACCTTTGGACATGAAAATGAAAAGCAAGCAACCATACGCTGGGGACTATGGCACATGGCTGACCATAGCCGCTATCATCAGGCCCAAATTAATCAGCTTAGAAAGTGGTATCACGAGTTTATAAGTAAAGAAGCTGACTTCGGTTGA
- a CDS encoding DNA polymerase IV translates to MERTIFLVDGQSFYASVEKAGRPDLRDKPIAVGDPERKGGIILAACPIAKANGVTTASRVGEALDKCPDLIVVRPRMQTYISISLFISEIFASFTDQVEPYSIDEQFLDVTGSVKYFGSPREIARQIQERVLISTGVWSRVGIGPTKILAKMATDNFAKKRPDGIFELNQDNIEAVLWPLPVHQMFMVASRMTNHFLRMGLSTIGDIARLDFGDFKAKMRRRMGRQSDIQAGYYWQTARGIDPSPVVTGIRSQIKNISHGKTLRWRLYTKLKDIEVVLLELVVEVCQRARGYGYQGRVVSVGAGETDGERSAGFSRQMTLHQPTSLTHEVAAAALKLFTKHWSGMPISHLSVTLSQLSEDNVIQLTLFEDRSRVYRKESAIDEIKRRFGTNAVMRASSLLEAGVARERAEQIGGHFK, encoded by the coding sequence ATGGAGCGGACGATTTTTCTCGTTGACGGTCAATCGTTTTACGCTTCTGTTGAAAAAGCGGGGCGGCCGGACCTGCGCGATAAGCCGATAGCCGTCGGCGACCCGGAAAGAAAGGGCGGTATCATTCTTGCCGCCTGTCCAATCGCGAAGGCTAACGGTGTTACTACGGCCTCACGTGTAGGGGAGGCGCTCGATAAGTGTCCGGATCTTATCGTCGTGCGTCCGCGCATGCAAACGTATATAAGCATTTCGCTGTTTATCTCTGAAATCTTCGCGTCATTTACTGACCAGGTCGAGCCATATTCGATCGATGAGCAGTTTCTCGATGTAACCGGCTCCGTTAAATACTTCGGTTCACCTCGCGAAATCGCGCGACAGATACAAGAGCGTGTATTAATCTCGACAGGCGTATGGTCGCGCGTTGGGATTGGACCGACGAAGATATTAGCGAAAATGGCGACGGACAACTTCGCCAAAAAGCGGCCCGACGGCATTTTCGAGCTTAATCAGGACAATATCGAGGCGGTGCTTTGGCCGCTGCCCGTACACCAAATGTTTATGGTCGCCAGCCGGATGACCAATCATTTTTTGCGGATGGGCCTCAGCACAATCGGAGACATCGCGCGGCTTGATTTCGGTGATTTCAAAGCGAAGATGCGGCGGCGGATGGGGCGTCAGAGCGATATACAAGCGGGCTACTACTGGCAGACTGCACGCGGTATCGATCCTTCGCCTGTCGTAACCGGTATTCGGTCTCAGATAAAAAATATCAGTCATGGAAAAACGTTGCGATGGCGGTTATATACAAAGCTTAAGGATATTGAAGTCGTGTTATTAGAACTCGTCGTTGAAGTTTGTCAGCGTGCGCGCGGCTACGGTTATCAAGGCCGAGTCGTATCGGTTGGCGCTGGGGAAACGGACGGGGAACGGTCGGCGGGATTCAGCCGACAAATGACGCTGCATCAACCGACATCCTTAACGCACGAAGTCGCGGCGGCCGCGCTTAAACTCTTCACGAAGCATTGGAGCGGAATGCCGATCAGCCATCTTAGCGTCACCTTGTCTCAGCTATCGGAGGATAACGTCATTCAGTTGACTCTATTCGAAGACCGGTCCCGCGTGTATCGCAAAGAAAGCGCGATAGACGAGATTAAACGAAGGTTCGGAACCAATGCTGTTATGCGAGCTTCATCCTTGCTGGAGGCGGGAGTAGCGCGAGAGAGAGCGGAGCAAATTGGAGGCCACTTTAAATGA
- a CDS encoding mannose-1-phosphate guanylyltransferase yields the protein MNKFATILAGGGGTRFWPLSREETPKQLLNISGNDIMLNDTIERFKGIIPQENTVIVTNRSQAALLESIMHRSVLKGNILIEPVARNTAASILFAAFFIEKLHGDSLMVVLPSDHYITDENQFRQTLNEACTAAMDTDKIVTIGIKPTFPSTGYGYISYDNVPYTTSPCPIYEVDEFVEKPNFQKAQAYLSSGHYLWNSGIFIWKTSVIIENFKRYLPRLYKTMLPLRDHLGTESEEDMINKIYPMLQYISIDYGILERCDEVVVLPGNFGWNDIGSWDALGAIFPPDESGNIVKANYMGIDTRNSIIYGNGRLITTIGIDGLIIADTGDALLICPKYKAQSVKEIVDMLKEKGMIEYV from the coding sequence ATGAATAAATTCGCAACTATACTTGCAGGCGGGGGCGGTACTCGGTTCTGGCCGCTATCCAGAGAGGAAACACCGAAGCAGCTTCTTAATATTAGCGGTAACGATATTATGTTAAATGATACCATCGAGAGGTTCAAAGGGATCATCCCTCAAGAAAATACGGTAATCGTTACGAATCGGTCGCAAGCCGCATTGCTTGAGAGTATCATGCACAGAAGTGTCTTGAAAGGTAACATATTGATCGAACCCGTAGCTCGAAACACCGCTGCAAGCATTCTTTTTGCGGCCTTCTTTATTGAAAAATTACACGGCGATTCCTTGATGGTTGTACTGCCATCCGATCATTACATTACCGATGAGAACCAATTCCGGCAAACGCTGAACGAAGCCTGTACGGCGGCAATGGATACAGACAAGATCGTAACCATCGGAATCAAACCGACGTTTCCTTCTACAGGCTATGGATATATTTCCTATGATAATGTGCCATATACGACAAGTCCTTGTCCCATCTATGAAGTAGATGAGTTTGTAGAAAAACCAAATTTTCAAAAAGCGCAAGCTTATTTATCCTCCGGACATTATTTGTGGAACAGCGGTATATTTATTTGGAAAACGTCTGTCATCATCGAAAACTTCAAACGTTATCTGCCCAGACTTTATAAAACGATGCTTCCGCTCAGAGATCACCTGGGAACCGAATCGGAAGAGGATATGATAAATAAGATTTATCCGATGCTGCAATATATTTCTATTGACTACGGGATACTTGAACGCTGCGATGAAGTCGTTGTCCTGCCTGGTAATTTTGGCTGGAATGATATCGGCAGCTGGGATGCTCTTGGAGCGATTTTCCCTCCGGATGAGTCAGGTAATATTGTAAAAGCGAATTACATGGGCATCGATACGCGAAATTCGATCATATATGGAAACGGCAGACTGATTACAACAATAGGCATAGACGGTTTAATCATCGCGGACACAGGGGATGCATTATTGATCTGTCCCAAATATAAAGCACAGTCTGTCAAGGAGATCGTCGATATGCTAAAGGAAAAAGGGATGATCGAATATGTATAG
- a CDS encoding glycosyltransferase — MKVQTIAHLQTDYMHRLTDDTGIFQHTKFGVPDRTRGYTTDDNARALIAAVLMYSTGRNSQALGLIQTYTSFIYHSQNPDGSFRNFMDYNRLFLEDRGSEDCQGRTLWALGFTLSHSIVPDNLQNTCRYMINQAIPQVQALGSPRAQAYAIVGLSFLLETPHALAYSFPYPHIESSKESAEFLPRNTISSLIDHMASRLQNQYIRNKSGGWNWFEDSLTYGNAMLPWALFKAARISGRDELKKAAKESLDFLISKTFSPEGYFKPIGSHGWQLRGGDAALYDEQPIEACEMLLACKEAYTVLEDPTYLKRAALCYEWYLGHNSLNLSLIDPQTGGCYDGIHSTGLNLNQGSESIISYSIARLVMHHE; from the coding sequence ATGAAGGTGCAAACCATTGCTCACTTACAGACCGATTATATGCACAGGCTTACAGATGATACAGGAATCTTTCAGCATACTAAATTCGGTGTTCCCGATCGTACGAGAGGATATACGACAGACGATAATGCACGGGCATTAATTGCCGCTGTGCTAATGTACAGCACCGGTAGAAATTCACAAGCGCTGGGCCTTATACAAACTTACACTTCGTTCATCTATCACTCTCAGAATCCGGATGGAAGCTTTAGAAATTTCATGGATTATAACCGTCTTTTTTTAGAAGATAGAGGCTCCGAAGATTGTCAAGGACGCACCCTTTGGGCACTCGGCTTTACGCTCTCTCATTCTATCGTACCGGACAACTTACAAAACACCTGCCGCTACATGATTAATCAGGCAATTCCGCAGGTACAAGCGCTGGGCTCTCCGCGAGCACAAGCCTATGCAATTGTAGGGCTGAGCTTCCTGCTGGAAACCCCACATGCGTTAGCCTACTCGTTTCCGTATCCACATATTGAAAGCAGTAAGGAATCGGCGGAATTTCTGCCGCGGAACACCATCTCGAGCTTAATAGATCATATGGCTTCACGTTTGCAAAACCAATATATTCGGAATAAAAGCGGCGGCTGGAATTGGTTTGAGGACAGCTTGACCTACGGCAATGCAATGCTTCCTTGGGCGTTATTCAAAGCCGCCCGTATTTCAGGCAGAGACGAACTGAAGAAGGCCGCAAAGGAAAGCCTTGATTTTCTGATATCGAAGACCTTTTCCCCGGAAGGTTATTTCAAGCCTATCGGCAGTCATGGCTGGCAGCTTCGCGGTGGCGACGCCGCGCTTTATGATGAGCAGCCCATAGAAGCATGCGAAATGCTGCTGGCCTGTAAGGAGGCTTATACCGTACTCGAAGATCCCACCTATCTGAAACGGGCAGCTCTGTGTTACGAATGGTATTTAGGCCATAATTCGTTGAATCTCTCTTTGATAGATCCGCAAACCGGCGGCTGCTATGATGGCATTCATTCGACAGGCTTGAACCTGAACCAAGGCTCGGAGAGTATAATTTCTTACTCTATTGCCCGACTGGTCATGCATCATGAATAA
- a CDS encoding glycosyltransferase family 4 protein yields the protein MKNTSSNRNIVFLGTSLPRECGIATFTQDLLDQFAQKQGFNIPRIIAVNNKESYNYQEQVVMQIDQQRLSDYLDAADHLNLSSVNLLVIQHEFGIYGGESGEFLIPFVERLKIPYVVIFHTVLTKPSPKQRHIMNRIAELSVKVVTMSQSTVIDLNSIYGIDINKITFIHHGVPFVRTKSRTKLKEEYGFADRRILSTFGFLSPGKGIEYGIEAMRGVVEQHPDSLYIIWGKTHPVVKRETGEVYRQKLTELIRKFGLADNILFVDKLLSQEEVIESLVMSDIYMTPYLGKDQAVSGTLAYGIGYGRVIVSTPYRYAEEMLAGGRGLLADFRNSSSLEACILKLLGNPSLVKEMEARTLALGQTMMWGEIAKRYAAVFHESIDHLSKRSVI from the coding sequence TTGAAGAATACCAGCAGTAATCGGAATATCGTCTTTTTAGGAACCAGCCTGCCAAGAGAATGTGGCATTGCCACATTCACACAAGACTTATTGGATCAATTCGCTCAGAAACAAGGCTTTAACATACCTCGCATTATTGCGGTAAACAACAAGGAGTCGTACAACTATCAGGAGCAAGTTGTGATGCAAATCGATCAACAGAGGTTGTCGGATTATTTGGATGCTGCCGATCATCTGAATCTCTCAAGCGTTAACCTCCTCGTTATCCAGCATGAATTCGGGATTTATGGTGGTGAAAGCGGCGAATTTCTTATTCCCTTTGTCGAGAGATTGAAAATCCCGTATGTTGTCATCTTTCACACCGTATTAACAAAGCCCAGCCCTAAACAGCGCCATATAATGAACCGGATTGCAGAATTAAGCGTTAAAGTCGTAACAATGAGTCAGTCTACCGTAATAGACCTGAATTCAATTTATGGAATAGATATAAACAAAATCACGTTCATTCATCATGGCGTACCATTTGTTAGAACGAAGTCAAGAACAAAGCTTAAAGAAGAATATGGATTTGCAGACCGGAGGATCCTTTCAACCTTCGGTTTTTTAAGTCCGGGTAAAGGAATTGAATACGGCATAGAGGCAATGCGGGGAGTTGTAGAACAGCACCCGGACTCACTATATATCATATGGGGAAAGACACATCCCGTAGTCAAACGGGAAACAGGTGAAGTGTATAGACAGAAGCTGACGGAACTTATAAGAAAATTCGGTTTGGCTGATAACATTCTATTTGTCGATAAACTGTTATCTCAGGAAGAAGTAATTGAATCCCTTGTTATGTCCGACATTTACATGACCCCTTATTTGGGAAAGGATCAAGCGGTTAGCGGAACCTTGGCTTACGGTATCGGTTATGGAAGAGTCATTGTTTCGACTCCTTACCGTTATGCAGAGGAAATGCTCGCAGGCGGCAGAGGCTTGCTTGCGGATTTCCGTAACTCTTCCTCTTTGGAAGCATGCATACTTAAGCTGCTTGGGAACCCGTCACTGGTCAAGGAAATGGAAGCTCGAACACTCGCCCTTGGGCAAACAATGATGTGGGGCGAAATCGCCAAACGGTATGCAGCTGTCTTTCATGAAAGCATAGATCATTTATCGAAGAGGAGTGTGATTTAA
- a CDS encoding helix-turn-helix transcriptional regulator, with translation MSAIRSNLKEVMENHDPGLSIRKLAKDVNYHFDSIRRMYKDEMVQYPRDLLLKLCIYFKVQPGQLIVIDEIERSECTTYESNEHQGDKNDS, from the coding sequence ATGTCAGCCATACGAAGCAACTTGAAAGAGGTCATGGAAAACCATGATCCTGGTTTATCAATCCGTAAACTTGCCAAAGATGTTAATTATCACTTTGATTCCATTCGAAGAATGTATAAGGATGAGATGGTTCAGTATCCGCGAGATCTGCTTCTTAAGCTCTGTATATATTTTAAGGTACAGCCTGGGCAGCTCATTGTAATCGATGAGATTGAACGAAGTGAATGTACCACATATGAATCGAATGAGCATCAGGGGGACAAGAATGATAGTTGA
- a CDS encoding DUF1861 family protein, translating into MIVEGTEAETCEQLLVKFRAAPRAAKVEKLMFSGVGKRDVYNITAPFNYDGEEVIVGRVEERDSEFSQVFFFTQTDEVWNPRVHTHTYNLQDPFITMIKGELIFGGVEVITAADNSNKIVSWVTQFYRGLSIDSLCHFSSGPGTMKDIRLIELADGRIGVFTRPQGIRGGRGQIGFTIIRSLEELDEQTFIDADIIQDQFVAEEWGGANEAHLLKNGLVGVLGHIACFDNQKNKHYYSMVFSINPETCEKTPIKIIAARSDFPEGPEKRPDLEDVIFSGGLIRLNNGRAMLSVGVSDAEAYRIEIPDPFIEYE; encoded by the coding sequence ATGATAGTTGAAGGAACAGAGGCTGAGACTTGCGAACAACTGCTGGTTAAATTTCGTGCTGCTCCTCGAGCAGCTAAAGTGGAAAAGTTAATGTTCTCGGGTGTCGGCAAACGTGATGTTTATAATATAACTGCGCCTTTCAACTATGATGGGGAAGAAGTTATCGTGGGAAGGGTTGAGGAACGCGACAGTGAGTTTTCGCAAGTGTTCTTCTTTACGCAAACAGACGAAGTTTGGAATCCGAGAGTGCATACACACACCTATAATTTGCAGGATCCTTTCATAACCATGATTAAGGGAGAGCTGATTTTTGGTGGTGTTGAAGTCATCACTGCAGCCGATAATTCCAATAAAATCGTTTCTTGGGTTACTCAATTTTACCGGGGGCTCAGTATCGATTCTCTATGTCACTTCTCCTCCGGTCCCGGCACAATGAAGGATATTCGATTAATTGAACTAGCCGACGGCAGAATCGGTGTTTTTACCAGACCGCAAGGAATTAGGGGCGGAAGAGGGCAAATTGGATTTACAATTATCCGTTCTTTGGAGGAGCTTGATGAACAAACCTTTATCGATGCGGATATAATTCAAGACCAATTTGTCGCTGAAGAATGGGGAGGCGCGAACGAGGCGCATTTATTGAAAAATGGTCTTGTTGGTGTCCTGGGACATATCGCTTGTTTCGATAACCAAAAGAATAAGCATTACTACTCTATGGTTTTTTCAATAAATCCCGAGACATGTGAGAAAACGCCCATTAAAATCATAGCGGCGAGAAGCGATTTTCCGGAAGGACCCGAGAAACGGCCTGACCTTGAAGATGTAATATTCAGCGGCGGGCTTATACGGTTAAATAATGGCCGGGCAATGCTTTCAGTAGGGGTTAGTGACGCCGAAGCTTATCGAATTGAGATTCCGGATCCTTTTATAGAGTATGAATAG
- a CDS encoding 50S ribosomal protein L25, with product MSKTIQLSERAGTSKSIMKQGRKLGRIPAVLYGIGKTTVSVEVNEKEVLEVLRKNPRAILQAAIPGSGVLPVLIQNVQRETLTGKLVHIDFHHVNMNESMNSMVKIHFYGEPTGVKAGGVLQVEMYEVEVQCMPDHLPSSMEVDVSGLAIGDQLLVSDLVFRDGIEVLSDPNSVMIQIKTVHEEALESSETA from the coding sequence ATGAGTAAAACCATTCAATTAAGCGAACGAGCCGGCACATCAAAGTCCATTATGAAGCAAGGAAGAAAGTTGGGACGAATTCCGGCTGTGTTATATGGGATAGGAAAAACAACGGTTTCAGTCGAAGTGAATGAGAAAGAAGTACTGGAAGTGCTTAGAAAAAATCCGCGAGCCATTCTGCAGGCTGCGATACCGGGTTCGGGTGTTCTTCCGGTACTAATTCAAAACGTGCAACGGGAAACGTTGACCGGCAAGCTGGTTCATATTGACTTTCACCATGTGAACATGAACGAAAGCATGAACAGCATGGTCAAGATTCATTTTTACGGTGAACCAACCGGTGTGAAAGCAGGCGGAGTCCTTCAGGTGGAGATGTATGAAGTCGAGGTTCAATGCATGCCAGATCATCTGCCCTCTTCCATGGAAGTCGATGTGAGCGGACTTGCAATCGGCGATCAACTACTCGTTTCCGATCTGGTCTTCCGGGACGGAATCGAAGTACTGTCTGACCCGAATTCGGTCATGATCCAGATCAAGACCGTTCATGAGGAAGCGCTGGAAT